A genomic window from Bradyrhizobium lupini includes:
- a CDS encoding multidrug effflux MFS transporter, which yields MSDVNADDWVSSGHRPMGFPEFVIVIASIMALNPLAMDMMLPALPNIGSAFNIPVANHLQLVLSTFLIGFGAGQFVMGPLSDRFGRRPVLLGGMAVYAVASVLAIAAPSFETLLLARALQGFGTSATRVIATSIVRDCYVGRRMASVMSLAMMIFIAVPVIAPSFGQAVLLVTQWRGIFVVLMLYGLLALAWSVLRLPETLPESERRSLAPADVLTAYWQTVTHRQTLGYALAAGSVMGALFAYVFLAQQVFVGIYHLGHYFPLAFAGIAAGTAIAGFLNARFVGTLGMRVISHGALTLYTAVAGVMLLTESLAALPLPLFMVLSALMMFSFGMMVANFTALAMEPQGHIAGTASSLYGSITTLIGIAVGMAIGQSFDGTLLPFSVGFFVSSLAALAIVLVVERGRLFSPHHRAIG from the coding sequence TTGTCCGACGTCAATGCCGACGACTGGGTGTCCTCGGGACACCGTCCCATGGGTTTCCCCGAATTCGTCATCGTGATCGCGTCGATCATGGCGCTGAATCCGCTTGCGATGGACATGATGCTCCCGGCACTGCCCAATATCGGGTCGGCCTTCAATATCCCCGTCGCCAACCATCTTCAGCTGGTGCTGTCGACCTTCCTGATCGGCTTTGGCGCGGGGCAGTTCGTCATGGGCCCGCTGTCGGATCGCTTTGGCCGCCGCCCGGTGCTGCTCGGCGGGATGGCGGTCTATGCGGTGGCAAGCGTGCTGGCGATTGCGGCGCCGTCGTTCGAGACGCTGCTGCTGGCACGCGCACTGCAGGGTTTCGGTACCTCGGCGACTCGCGTGATCGCGACCTCGATCGTGCGCGACTGTTACGTCGGCCGCCGCATGGCGAGCGTGATGTCGCTTGCGATGATGATCTTCATCGCCGTCCCCGTGATCGCCCCTTCGTTCGGACAGGCGGTGCTGCTGGTGACGCAATGGCGCGGCATCTTCGTCGTGCTGATGCTCTACGGGCTGCTCGCGCTTGCATGGTCCGTGCTGCGGCTTCCGGAGACCCTGCCTGAGAGCGAACGCAGGTCGCTTGCGCCGGCCGACGTGCTCACGGCCTACTGGCAGACCGTGACCCATCGCCAAACCCTCGGCTATGCGCTCGCCGCCGGTAGCGTCATGGGCGCGCTGTTCGCCTACGTATTTTTGGCTCAGCAAGTTTTTGTCGGCATCTATCACCTCGGCCATTATTTTCCGCTCGCCTTCGCCGGGATCGCGGCCGGCACCGCCATTGCCGGCTTTCTCAATGCGCGATTCGTCGGGACCCTCGGCATGCGCGTGATCTCGCACGGCGCGCTGACGCTCTACACCGCGGTGGCGGGAGTGATGCTGCTGACGGAAAGCCTCGCCGCGTTGCCGCTTCCCCTGTTCATGGTGCTCTCGGCGCTGATGATGTTCTCGTTCGGCATGATGGTCGCCAACTTCACTGCACTCGCCATGGAGCCGCAGGGCCACATCGCCGGCACGGCGTCCTCGCTCTACGGCTCGATCACCACGCTGATCGGCATCGCCGTCGGCATGGCCATCGGACAAAGCTTCGACGGCACGTTGCTGCCGTTCTCGGTCGGCTTCTTCGTGTCGTCCCT
- a CDS encoding twin-arginine translocation pathway signal, with the protein MSALIQYRLRPCCVVAALLAADFALSGCAGMSETVAPAFADPAKYELYDCKQLEGERKSIANRTGDLQRLMDKAQTGAGGAVVSELAYRNDYIAVRGQAQMADDAWRRNKCRETPPEATPAAAAPAANPGPIKPGPKSTRAVR; encoded by the coding sequence ATGTCAGCTTTGATCCAATATCGCCTGCGCCCGTGCTGCGTGGTCGCCGCGCTGCTCGCGGCCGACTTCGCGCTGTCCGGCTGCGCCGGCATGAGCGAGACGGTCGCTCCGGCCTTTGCCGATCCCGCCAAGTACGAATTGTACGATTGCAAGCAGCTCGAAGGCGAGCGCAAGTCGATCGCCAACCGCACCGGCGATTTGCAGAGGCTGATGGACAAGGCACAGACCGGCGCGGGCGGCGCCGTGGTGTCGGAGCTTGCCTATCGCAACGACTACATCGCAGTACGCGGGCAGGCGCAGATGGCCGATGACGCTTGGCGCCGCAACAAGTGCCGGGAAACGCCCCCCGAGGCGACGCCGGCCGCCGCGGCGCCCGCAGCCAATCCTGGCCCGATCAAGCCTGGCCCGAAATCGACAAGAGCCGTGCGCTGA
- a CDS encoding FAD-dependent monooxygenase, translated as MALSRTIVIAGAGIGGLTAALALAARGFRIIVLEKAERLEEVGAGLQLSPNASRVLVELGLTERLKLRAVIPEAVSIMSARAGGELLRMPLGEAAAERAGAPYWVVHRADLQSALAGAVSDHPHIDLKLGATFEDVAPHAKGLTVVHRSGTIRRSDLASALIGADGIWSTVRQHLFPEVQPRFSGLIAWRGTLDATQLPKDYTARRVQLWMGPNAHLVAYPIAGGRQINVVAVLPGTWNRPGWSTPGDPREVLDAFAAPRWPPPARMMLGTVDSWRKWALFGVPDDCPWSKGPVALLGDAVHAMLPFAAQGAGMAIEDAAVLAQHLSPEIAETTAGITAALRQYGRTRQARVRRVQRTARQQGRIYHFSGPLAFARDLAVRALGPERMLARQDWIYGWRP; from the coding sequence AGCGGCTCGAGGAAGTCGGCGCCGGTCTGCAACTCTCCCCGAACGCCAGCCGCGTGCTGGTCGAGCTCGGGCTCACCGAGCGCCTCAAGTTGCGCGCCGTGATCCCGGAGGCAGTCTCGATCATGAGCGCGCGGGCCGGCGGTGAGCTTTTGCGCATGCCGCTGGGAGAAGCCGCCGCCGAGCGCGCCGGCGCCCCCTATTGGGTGGTGCACCGCGCCGACCTGCAATCCGCCCTCGCCGGCGCAGTTTCCGACCATCCCCATATCGACCTGAAACTCGGCGCGACCTTCGAAGACGTCGCGCCTCACGCCAAGGGGCTCACGGTGGTTCATCGCAGCGGCACGATCCGGCGCAGCGATCTCGCCAGTGCGCTGATCGGCGCCGACGGTATCTGGTCGACGGTGCGCCAGCATCTATTCCCCGAGGTGCAGCCGCGCTTCTCCGGGCTGATTGCCTGGCGCGGTACGCTCGATGCCACGCAACTGCCGAAGGACTACACAGCGCGCCGGGTCCAGCTCTGGATGGGCCCGAATGCCCATCTCGTCGCCTACCCGATCGCGGGCGGACGCCAGATCAACGTGGTCGCGGTGCTGCCGGGCACTTGGAACAGGCCGGGCTGGAGCACGCCCGGCGATCCCCGCGAAGTGCTGGACGCCTTCGCCGCGCCGCGCTGGCCGCCGCCGGCGCGCATGATGCTCGGCACAGTCGACAGCTGGCGGAAATGGGCGCTGTTCGGCGTCCCCGACGACTGCCCCTGGAGTAAAGGCCCGGTCGCGCTGCTCGGCGACGCCGTGCATGCGATGCTGCCGTTTGCGGCCCAGGGCGCCGGCATGGCGATCGAGGACGCCGCAGTGCTCGCGCAGCATTTGAGCCCTGAGATCGCCGAGACCACCGCGGGCATCACGGCAGCGCTGAGACAATACGGCCGGACGCGCCAGGCGCGCGTGCGGCGGGTGCAGCGGACCGCGCGGCAGCAGGGCCGCATCTATCATTTCAGTGGGCCGCTCGCGTTCGCGCGCGATCTTGCGGTCCGCGCCCTCGGCCCGGAACGCATGCTGGCACGGCAGGACTGGATCTACGGCTGGCGGCCCTGA